The DNA region ttatttatgagagtTACATGATTATGTGAATAtttatatgagaacatgagatctgaccctgttatttgtttatgtgttattctggggggggggCATATGGTGAAGGTCAATAGTGCAGTGGTCTCGTGGACCATAGATTTACATGACCAGCACAAGGACAATGCCTGGCAGACCGACTCTGCCAAGGTACGTCGCCTTTATGTCGGCAGCGCTACGATCACGGGACGTGACCGGCACGGGAACGTCGTCGAGACACAGATCATGGAatggggcaaggtcaagatgcccttCGCACCATGTCGCTTCTTGCATCCAGGAGATGAGAGTTCTTGCTTGAACTCTCCACAGTGGGTTGCAGGAGATGAGGGTTCTTCACGGGCGTTCGGGGCACCAGATTGGTGGGCACGCATTGGCGACTTTCCAGCTCCGCCTCTAGAGTCCCTTCCAGTTCCTACTGAGCCTATGGAGGACTTTGCTCCACGGTACGTTACAGTAGCTGGTGCACCTGGGGATGTCGAGACGGAGGGAAATGGAGATGCACCAGAGGTCAGGGCTCCTGAGAAGAAGCGCCAGAGACAATGCGGTTGGCTCGACGAGTGACTGATGTTGCCTTGCTGGGGGTTGAGTGTTTCGTAGTGCTGAGCTATCTTTTATCAGTCTTTATTTTCAGGGATTTCTTTTGAtgtagggctttagcccaaggGTTCATTTATGTACTTGAATTATGGTTTCTTTTAATTACGAGTTATTTTATTCAGGAATGCAtttcttatttattccgcaaatttatttcgtaaagtttcaagagtttcgcaattaatgaacctttgtcattaatcaaagaataataattgaatcgacgaaaattctttacgaaaataggattaattggttactgtgtgacacttgagaaatcggggcgttacatatCAGACACGGCGGGGAGCGGCGGATACGCGTCTCGTCAGTGGCGGAGCAGgggaaagagaaagaagaaagtgGGAGAGGGAGAAAACCTGGTAGTTGACGGCTGGAGGATGATGAACAGTAGCAGAGGCAGAAGGTAAAAGAAAGGATACTAGGGTTTGGTATTTGGGCTTTCCTAAAAAAAGAGTTGGGCTAAAGTGGGCTGGTGTTTCttttaaaacattttcaaattgggtaaacaaaaaaacaatgactgggtaaatattttaaacttgtttagtttttgaaaaaaaaaaactataatatttagttaatatatatattttaaaaagtgTGGCCATATGTAATCATATTCTAtgttacaatatttttttaaaaaagacacttattctattagaaaaaaaatgtatcCCCATATCCTACTTTTGATAATATATTATATGACATGCTCTctttattttatgagttttttttatatatatatatgccgtATCCCCGTATCCTACTTTTTTGATTTTAGCCGTATCGTCGTATCCGTGTCCGTATCGTATCCGTGTCCGTGCTTCATAGAACAATACTCTTTAATATGAGAGACAATAGAGCAGAGAAAACTAggattacaaataaaatatgttgGTCCTCTACCTGGAAGTACGTTGAAACCTTGGCTTCTCCTTAATCAAAGTAAGTTCTTCAACACATATCACTCGTAGGAAAACTTGGAAAACGTGTGGTGACAAGCAGTGAAGTAGAGACAAGCAGTCCAATGCTATAAAATGCAGTTGCAAACACCACACCACCATTAATCTCTAGTTTTTGAAATTTTCTACAGAGGATATGTGAGCAGGGTCATGGAGAAGGTAGAGAGGGAGACATCTCAAAGAGAAAATACTCTGCCATGCCACACTGACTCCCTCAACTtgaaagaagctgaaaaagtTCTCAAGAATCAAGACTAGGAACCACACCACTATGGATGGCTGCTATCTATGTTATGAAAAAACTCATCTTTTCTTCAGATTTTGGTTTCGTATCTATAAATTTCCCAGCTGAATCCCCAACAACAGTTGATCTTACCAATTAGCATGATCTGTGCGGAACAAGCAGGGTTCAGCAAAGTTAGATAGAACCGTTCAATGCTCTGAAATCCAGCCAGCACCTAGCTTGCAATTTCAATTTCAGTTCTTATGAAAACAGAATGTATATACCAATCTCTGCAATATTATCCCACTCAATTAGTCGAGCTGACTAGTCATCTTCGTGGCAATAATGGTTGGTGTTGCCCGAGCACATTACTTTGGCCCtgtttggaagaacttatttgagtttatctcatagcataagctcttatgcaagtgtttgggagagcttatgcaaacagcttatggcctaccatatgctgttttgagcttattttcataagctattcatgatagcttatgaaaaagagcttatgcttatatatagcttattttcaatttatttcaataaattaattaaaatagcttataaataagtgcttatgccatcagcgcttatgaccataagtgcttaataAAGTTGTTTTCCCAAACGGGGTCTTTATCTATTTAACATCTTTTTCTTCCATGTCGAGTTAAACAATAACAAACTATTTCTACCCATAACATAATATTTAAttgaattcaattttttttatcctcaatcaaatattaagcATGTAgggttatatatataattaatattattgttATGTTCTAATGATTTGGAGTTGTCAAGCACAACACACATAACATTATTGTCGTGTTTCATCATCAAGCTCATGGTCGGTCGAGCTTTAAGCCCACGATCGATCTAGTTAGCTTATTGGACCATGTATGTCATGGGCTCCAATAAACACTCAATCAACTTGGTCCGAATAAGtttgatcaaacttgatcttGTAACCTCATTTTTATGAATTGTGCACTAGACAAAAAactgctctgctagggtttctttACAATCTGCAGCTTTTCCCCCTTGGGGGCTCCTCCCCCTTGGGGGATTGTCTTCCTCCTTTATGGAGGTTCTTTACCTACTGTTGTTAGGTTTTCTTCACACATTAGTTGGGTTTCTCTCACATTAGGTGAGTTTTGTACCactttaggtggtttatttacCCAAATAAGttggttttttttcttgttttagtTCTGGTTCCGTTCCTCTTCCTTGGCCTCTACCTCGGCCCTCCTCCACCCTCCGCCCATACCTCCATCTCGGCCACTTCCGGCGCTTCTATCTGCAATCGCGAGCTTGGCTTCAGATCATGTTTTGAACTTCTAGATCCAGAAAAAGTGATGACTTCGGTGAAGATCCATCTGTTCACTGTGATGTGCCTCTACAACCCAAGTCTCAACTTCTCCTGCTCCTCTTTGTGACGGCGGTACAGGTTGGTTGGGTCACCATCTATGGCGTTTCCTCCAAAGTCTCAGCTTTCTCCCCTGCTTCTGCCATGGTGCTTTTGCACCTTTGTTGTTGAAAACCTTGAAGCAGATTTGTGATTCTGTAGACGGCTGAGCCGCCAAGGTTAAGAAGAAGCGATTCTTAATTTGCAAGATCTTTTTTCGCCTTTGTATGCAGCTGACCAGGTCCTTGAAGCTTTGTTTTGGAGCCGTCGTCGTTCCCCTCGCTACCGTTCTGCCGCCTAGTTCCTGAGGTTGGCTAGGGTTTGGAGAACCCAAAGGTTTAGGTTTGGCTGATCCATGTCCTGTTGGGCTTGTGTTTTGGGCCTCTTTTCTTTGGTGTGTCTTGCAAGTAGTTTTGCTGAAATCTCACTTAGTTCTAACGTTGTTTAGATGTCCTAAGTAGTCATGGACTTAAATGTTATTGAACTATCTTGTAAGTTGTTTTGGGCTAAGGCCCAATTTCTATCATTCGATGTAGAACATCTGTTGTAAATGCCTTCAGACAACTCTTTTTTGAATGAATTACGAacctttgataaaaaaaaacctcattTTTATGAAGATGTAGCTTCACTACTATTAGACATGTTGGTTATTTTACACTTTTATATTCACACATGAATTGTAATGTACAATATTTTACACTttcatttaaagaaaaaaacaaaataaaaattgactGGGTAAAGGCACAATGTATGAACTTCCAAGGTAGTAGTCACTACAAAGTACAAACGTTGACAACACAGAACACAGTGACTGTGGTGTGAGTTttgagaagagaagaagaaagaaaatggggAGGGTGATTGAGAGACCCAAATCTGAGTACGAATCTCTCAGAAATGCTCGCATGTTAGAGAACCAGGTGAGTTCTCTTTTCTGCATTTGATGAATCAATGAATCAATTGCACTATTGTGATGCTTGTTTGGTTGATGATAGGCTCGGTTGGAATCTCTGGGAATTTTGAATAAAGTTTCACAGCTTCGACAACAAGCCTCTGCTGCTCAAACCAAGAAACCTCCTCGCCCCTATCGCAAAAGGGTCTACGGTCTCACCCCTTTGCGCCGCTCCCAGCGAATCAACGCCACAACTACTGCCGCCACCAGCCCAGCTGCTGCTAAAGCCGTTTTACAGCGACGCTCTCAGCGTTTGACGAGGAGTTCAATCCCCACTTCGCTCCCTAAACAAGgttttcacctttttttttttgcatcccATCTGTTTGATATAATGTGGCAGAGAAAATGGTTATTTGGTTAGTTGGTTTTATTCAATGAAACTTGTGTAGTGTATTGTAATACTAGTTTTCTAATGctttaaagtatttttttttaatcaaagatACAAAGTTTTCATTGTGTTTGTCCATTTTTTTCGTCTCTTTAGTCTTTTGAATAGAAGAATTAGGTGACTATTTCAAGTAATTTGCATCATATCATTGTTCCAAACTGATTACTTCTATTGTAAACAAAATAGATTATCATTTGGTGCCTTCGAAAACTATTCAAATATTCCAAGTAAAGTACTATAGTACCAATATCCTTATTATTACGAGTAAATGACATATTTTAATCCACCAAACCTATGTAAGATATGGTACTTCTCCTCATAAGAATTAAAGCCATCAGCATTCCCCATTTTAAAAGACTAATTTGAAGTTATTCTGTGTCTTTGCAAGGACTGAGATGgtgtattttttaaaagaaggaGCATGATGTACATATTCTTGGAAGCTCAAAATGGCTATTTACTCTTTGTTTTAAGTACTGCTTGTTTTTTGTGACTTTGCTGAGAATTGAGTTGGTTTACTGTATCTGGTGTCAGAGACGGTAACTTTACGTGAAGGGGGAGAAGAGGAGAAGCGGCCTGCCAATGCACCTCTCGTTGAACTGAAGAATGTAGAGCTTTACATTTTAGCAGAGAATTCTGCTCGGCGCTGCCATAGCAAGGGCAGAGGTAGTGTCTACAATGGTGTTCTGGGGATATGCTGCCATTTCTGCAGGTCCATTCTCTAGCACTGACTTTCAATAATATCcagaaaatttggtttttgatcGAGCTCAATGGTATAGGGTGATCCATATAGCTGATTTCACTGAGTGGGAcaaggcttttgttgttgttgtgtgctATAGGTGTCCTCCATGAGAGGATATCCTATCCAAACCAAGAACACATCATGATGGGGCTAGCTTTTCAAGCGAGGATTTTTTCTATTCAAAAGACTCAAACTTGAGATCTTGCTTAAATGGAATTTTTGAGTTTGCTATTGGTGTAGTAGAAGGTTCACAGTTTGTTTTGCTGTGCTTTATAGAAGCTTTATAATTTAGTTCCaaaatgatgttttttttttttaatctaaaatgATGTTACTATGTATGGTCCTTTTTCTAAAATTTGGCATGCTTCTAATCTGGTCAATAGACATTTCCTAGTAGGCAAAATATTTAATGTAGAGATATATCATATGTGTATATAGATAAGTGAAGATGACTTTGCAATGCGAAATGCAAATGCAGGCAAAAGAAATTGTGTGGTGAAGAAGACTGCAAAAGATGTGGCAAATGTGATGTGGATGAGCCCTGCCTAGGTCAGATTTTGAATAGTGACTTAATTTGTGTTCCTTCTGCACTGGTTCCTCAATGTTCTAACCGTTTCACAACATATTTTTAACAGGAAAGACTGATTGTTCGGTCTGTCACTCCAGCACTGGTGTTTTCTGCAGAGCCTGTCTCAAGGTTCGGTATGGTGAAGGTAGGAACAACAAATGGTTATGAAAATATAAGGAAGCTAAgcaatgtaaaaaaattaaaattgcattaaaattatttgattttCCTTGGTTGTTCCACCAGCTTATCTGTACCTTGAGGTCATATTTGTTGTAGAACAACAGCTTATTATTCATTCCATTTTAAAACAGCTAAGTTAAACTATATTATAGTCTAGAAAATTTGTTTCTACAAAAAATTATAAGTTGTGGATTGAACTCAATTGCTGAAAATATTGATAGTTTGAAACTGTTTGCCATGGTTGTGTTTTAGAAATAGAGGAGGTAAGAGAGAACAAGGGATGGATGTGCCCACATTGCATTGAAGAGAAAGGAATAAACCCCTACTGGATATGCAACAGGTAGAGCCATTAAATCACAGCGCTTAGTTAAGTTTTGGGGTGTAACATTGCAGGCATAATTGTGCGCAGAATTCCTTAAAAGAGAATTTATTATGATCTGATTCAAGATGTTGTCTCTTTTTTACCTTAATTCATGTGCAGTTCAGTATGTCTGAGGAAACGGAAGATGCCTCCAACTGGGCTAGCAATATACCAAGGTTGGTTTTTCTGTTGTCTTTTCATATGTACCAATGTTGTGATTGCTATGTCATTGCTTATATCTCTGcattagcatgtttggaaattcttgtGCAATTGTTTCTaaagcaaaaatcaattctAAGAGAAGCTTATGTGATTAGCTTCATGgtgccataattgattctgagaaatgagaaactgatccaaacatgctaatcTTGTACATTTTTCTAACTTTTCATTTATTGACCGTAATAAAGCTAGGGAAATG from Lotus japonicus ecotype B-129 chromosome 2, LjGifu_v1.2 includes:
- the LOC130738755 gene encoding uncharacterized protein LOC130738755 isoform X2 produces the protein MGRVIERPKSEYESLRNARMLENQARLESLGILNKVSQLRQQASAAQTKKPPRPYRKRVYGLTPLRRSQRINATTTAATSPAAAKAVLQRRSQRLTRSSIPTSLPKQETVTLREGGEEEKRPANAPLVELKNVELYILAENSARRCHSKGRGSVYNGVLGICCHFCRQKKLCGEEDCKRCGKCDVDEPCLGKTDCSVCHSSTGVFCRACLKVRYGEEIEEVRENKGWMCPHCIEEKGINPYWICNSMSEETEDASNWASNIPS
- the LOC130738755 gene encoding uncharacterized protein LOC130738755 isoform X1 produces the protein MGRVIERPKSEYESLRNARMLENQARLESLGILNKVSQLRQQASAAQTKKPPRPYRKRVYGLTPLRRSQRINATTTAATSPAAAKAVLQRRSQRLTRSSIPTSLPKQETVTLREGGEEEKRPANAPLVELKNVELYILAENSARRCHSKGRGSVYNGVLGICCHFCRQKKLCGEEDCKRCGKCDVDEPCLGKTDCSVCHSSTGVFCRACLKVRYGEEIEEVRENKGWMCPHCIEEKGINPYWICNSSVCLRKRKMPPTGLAIYQAREMGYKSVAHLLMEELKRGQRCKR